One part of the Vicia villosa cultivar HV-30 ecotype Madison, WI linkage group LG6, Vvil1.0, whole genome shotgun sequence genome encodes these proteins:
- the LOC131611464 gene encoding plasmodesmata-located protein 8 — protein MLSNLQLHSTQRIIIILSLRLSFLLIFSSSFPTSHSYPSRTHITIYASCSQEKYQPNTPFESNLNSFLSSVASSSSEVTYDSFAIGNETSTAQPYGAVYGLYQCRGDLHPLDCSKCVGRCVNQIGLVCPYSLGASLQFEGCYVRYEHSGDFLGKLDTGIRYKKCSKGVSSDVEFFRRRDDVLEDLQTANGFRVSSSGLVQGFAQCLGDLSVTDCSTCLVDAVGKLKSLCGSAAAADVFLGQCYARYWASGYYDERDSHNDDQVGKSVAIIVGVFGGLAVLVVLLSICKKAAG, from the exons atgTTGAGTAATCTTCAACTACACTCCACTCAAAGAATCATCATCATATTATCTTTGAGACTCTCATTTCTTCtaattttctcttcttcatttccaACTTCTCATAGCTACCCTTCAAGAACTCACATCACAATCTATGCAAGCTGTTCACAAGAAAAATACCAACCAAACACTCCCTTTGAATCCAACCTCAACAGCTTTCTATCTTCAGTTGCATCTTCCTCATCAGAAGTCACTTACGATTCTTTCGCAATCGGTAATGAAACCTCAACAGCACAACCATATGGAGCTGTTTATGGTTTATACCAATGTAGAGGTGATTTGCATCCACTTGATTGCTCAAAGTGTGTTGGAAGATGTGTTAACCAGATAGGGTTAGTGTGTCCTTATTCACTCGGTGCTTCTTTGCAATTTGAAGGTTGTTATGTGAGATATGAACATAGTGGTGATTTTCTTGGAAAGTTGGATACGGGTATTAGGTATAAGAAATGTAGTAAAGGTGTGAGTAGTGATGTTGAGTTTTTTCGACGTAGAGACGATGTACTTGAAGATTTGCAAACCGCGAATGGATTTAGGGTTAGTAGTTCTGGATTGGTTCAAGGGTTTGCGCAGTGTTTGGGGGATTTGAGTGTTACAGATTGTTCAACTTGCTTGGTTGATGCAGTTGGAAAGCTGAAGAGCTTGTGTGGATCAGCAGCTGCTGCTGATGTGTTCTTGGGACAGTGCTATGCTCGGTATTGGGCTTCTGGTTACTATGATGAACGAG ATTCCCACAATGATGATCAAGTTGGCAAATCAGTTGCAATCATTGTGGGAGTGTTTGGGGGTCTAGCAGTTCTAGTTGTCCTTCTCTCAATTTGCAAAAAAGCAGCag GTTAA